The stretch of DNA tcgagatcaatggacgCCACTACAATAAGGGATACTACCTAGTAGATGGCATCCATCAAAGACAGtcaacatttgtgaagactatctcaaaccatgtgccaggaggcaagaactcctGCTTTGCTAAgtgtcaggaggcttgcaggaaggatgtcaagcgggcatttggtgtgcttcaatctcgatttgccgttgttcggtaccccgctctgACCTAGTCGAAATCTTAGACGTGGGAGGTGATGAATTGCTATGTCATcttgcataacatgatcattgagaatGAGCAGGACGAGCCGATGTTTGATACTGAAGCATATTTTATGCAGGGTATTTATACAATAATAgaccaacatttatgccatcaaattagtagcattaaattcatgataaaatatattttcatcatatacctatttggtttcacaagcattgatatatttttgcacaaactcggtcaaactttgagacagtttgaccctccaacaaatTTCAAAGTACACTCTTTCGGGGACAGAGTGAGTATGCgttaggagatccgagacccacagaagCATCAGAATtgcaacacgatctggtggagcaccaaTGGAGGCTCAAGGCAACGcctagtttgatgtgttttaatttgTGTTCGAATTATGAGCTTGCttcgttgaactatttgatttatattgatttatgtgatgaactatgtgaaAAATTATTTGTTGTTGAATTTGTGCCGAATCTGAGTTGGAACTCGACAGCTGGGGAGGAgaacttgggggggggggcagaTGGGAACCGGAGCCCCCCATGCCGAAAATTGCGCCGACAAGCCCCCAAAAGGCGCTATTTTCCACCTTAAAACACCCGGGGGGGCGAAcaactggagatgctctaatagatTGTTTACCTGGTTGCCCATGTTAGTACAGTTTGGGAGTACTAGTAGGGAGCATATAATTACTCGAAGAAAAGTTTGTCAAGATTTTTTTCGACAAATGGTGGATTTTATTAGCTCATAATGGAGCATCAAAAGGATACAACacacaatgagcacacacccgatctctgcatagctaggatgcacacaaccaacgcCAACATACACAAAAAACGacagcaaatagcaaagtcatataatacCAAAGCTACGTGTAGACAATGAAAtaccatatccgcaccaaccatttAATAACACCACACGGACAACGAAGTTCTTCAACAACAACGTCTTTAAGAAGGGAGCAACGCTCAAGCGTCACCGTCACCGGATCCAATCACCAAAGGGAAGAATCTagattttcaccctgaagaatcagTCCGAGCAAAAccgagcaatgccttcaataaGGTAACGACATAATATCGacattgccaggtataaccaactcGGGTCAGACCTAGGCTTTCACCCCGAAGCTCAAGACCGGAAAGCTCGAGTAGCATGACCATCGACGTCACACATGTGTTTTCGCCACCACTTTTCTGCGATCCTAGCAACAAAATGCGATATGCACCAACGCCACTGCACTACCATCCCTTTGCGTCAAGCCGTCTTCCGTAGTTTGCATCTCACCATCGAAATAAACCACTAGATCTGAAGGGAGAAACTCTCACAGAGACCTTTCGATGGCCACCACAATCTCGTCGGAGAGAGCCCTGCATAGGTCTTCATCCCAGGAGCCAACATGGCCGAAACCGGGACACGAAAAACAGATCATCGATCGACGCATCGGTTAACCACCACCACAATGAGGATTGTCATCGGGAAACTGCATCGCCATCTAGAAACCGTCCCGCAGCAGGCCCGTCCGGACCAGCCACAGTCGACCCCAAGATTCGTCCATGGCACTACCCGCGCAGCCACCATGTCCACTGTCGCTGCAGAAGAGACTCGGGGCTGCCGCCCCGAAACCCGCACTCCGCCGTGAGCAAGCCCAACAGCCAAAGCCCTGTCGAGCCGCAGCCCACACATGCCTAGATCACGCTTTGGTCGCTGTCGATCTGAGACGCTGCGCGGCCGCCGCATCGGCCATCGCCATGGACGCCGCGTACCCATCAAGAGGGCCGCGCCGGAGGAAGATTCCGCCGCCGTCGGACGTCGGCAGGCTTTGCCTAGTGGCATAAGCCAGCGGGGCGAGGGGGAGATGTAGAGAAGGGAGTTCCGGCGTCGGAGATCAGGTTCCGCCCGTGCCACCCGTGCGGGCGACGGGCGTCAGTTATCCACTTGAAACCCAGGCTAGCTAGCTAGGTAGGTAATTCACACCAGTTTGTCAAGATCTATCAATATGAGATCTAATTTCGAAGATCCCGACGCGAGAAACGCACTGGTTAAAATGGTTCATAATTTAGGCGTCCGGTTAAAAATGTTTTGCTTCAGAAACCGGATTAGAAAAACATAAACAAAACCCACATTCTCTCCCGTGAGAAAAAATTCCTTCAAAACTCACAACTTGCGACAAGAGGGGTACACACGATGTGTCACTTGTCACCATCGAAAAAAAAAGATAAAACGTTATTTGCAttgtttttttttgagacaatagaACGTTCTTTGCAAAAACAAAGGTCGAGCGGAACGTTCTTTGCACAAGGCCGAGGAGAGGTGAAGCTTTCATAGGCTGGTCCAATTGGTGCTTTTGTTGGCTGCCACATGAGGGATGTCCGTGGTTGTTGGTCCACGGCGCAGAGGTTAGGAGTATCGGAGTCTGGGCCGGCTGGCCCATCCACACTCTTTATCATATTTTTGTCAAAAAAACTCTTTAGCATATTTTCACCCTAAAAAACAAACGTCAACTTTGTCATTCACGAATGACATGTGTGCCCCATGTtatgtaggcccacatgtcagtcaaacTACGGTGATCCTAAATCAGCGGTCCCTTCGGCGTGAACTAGTCCATTTGCTCGGCGCAGCCGCACCcttccgcaagaaagaaaagggagGGGAGGGGGGGAACAGAATAACATCAGACCCGCAAAGAGGAGGAGCGAAACGAAACAGCATCCCTGCCTTCCTCCACGCCCGTAGGGTTTCCGGAtcggaggagcccaagccgccgcagCCATGGTTCGCGGATCGCTCGGGAGGTTGGCGTCGCGCACCCTCTCCGTCGCCGGCAAATGGCAGCACCAGCAGCTCCGCCGTCTCAACATCCACGAGTACCAGGTGCCCGCGTCCAGATCCCGCCGTTCCTTCCCCATTCTTCTCGATTCCTATTTGTGCGGATTCGTTTAATCTCGATTTGGAGGCCCGTCTGACAAGCTAGGGTTTCTGCCGGCCTTGCTTATGTGGGTGTCGCAGGGCGCGGAGTTGATGGGGAAGTTCGGGATCAACGTGCCCAAGGGCGCCGTGGTGGGGTCAGTGCAGGAGGTCAAGGAAGTTTTGAAGAACGTTTTCCCCAGTGAGAAAGAGGTGATGCTACCTAGGTTTCTAATGTTTTGTTTTTTTCGTGTCGTTGTTATCCTTCACTCGTGCAAATGCGAGGCTCGTGCTGCGCAGATGGTATTGAAATGTGTTAGCGAATCTAGTTTACTGCGAATTCCTGCTGAATCCGGATTAGGTTGGTAGAAATGTATTTCTTGTTTGGTAATGTTTGCTGTGATGTGCGATGCATTTTGGAAAGGAGGTTATTGGTTGCTATAATCTATGATGTGTGCGTATTCTGATAGCCTCGTTCTTGCATTTCGTACGCCTCTGTTTTATATTGTCCTGTGTGTTAAAAGTAACATTACTTACATCTGTAAATCACTCCACTGCCCTGCAAACAAAGGGAGTCATGCCATGCTGTAGTTGCTCTTGGAATTATAATGCTGTATTGGGATAGTTTTTGACCTCCAAGAAATACTCTATATTTTCTCCAAAAGCTGTTTTAATTAACTGAGATGACGTCCCAGGTTCTTTTCTGTATTCTGCACCTAGCTACTTGTGTAGCTGTGTTAGTTATCCTCGTGCTAGCAGATTGTTTGACCATGTTAATGAATCTAGTTTACTGCAAAATCCTGCTGAATCCGGGTTAGGTTGGTAGAAATGTATGTTTGGTTtggtaatgttgctgtgatgtgtgATACATTTTGGAAAGGAGGTTATTGGTTGCTATAATCGATAATGTGTGCGTATTCTGATAGCCTCATTCTGGCAATTCATACGCTTGTATTGTATATTATTCTGTGTGTTAAAAGTAACATTACTTACATGTGTAAATCACTCCACCGCCCTTCAAACAAAGTGAGTCGTGTCACGCTATAGCTGCTCTTGGAATTATAATGCTTTGTTGGCATAGTTTTTTTTGCTAACGTTATGAACTCTTAAGAAATAGTCTATTTTTTCTCCAAAAGCTGTTTTAATTAACTGAGACGACGTCCCAGTTTCTTCTCGGTATTCTGCACCTAAATACTTGTGTAGCCTTGTTAGTTATCCTCGTGCCAGCAGATTGTTTGGCTGGGCAGTTCATTCCCAATACGAAGTATAGTAGATTTTCATCGATAATGTATTTCTGGTGCTGTTTGTATCATAGCTTGCACCATGTTATTATTGGTAGTTCAATTGTGTTTTAAAGATGACACCATTGCAGATAGTTGTGAAAAGCCAAATCCTTGCCGGTGGCCGTGGATTGGGAACTTTCAAAAGTGGACTGAAGGGTGGTGTTCATATTGTTAAGGCTGAGGAGGCTGAAAGCCTTGCAGGTAAATCTTTGTGAGCGGTAGTTTACATTATGGTATGTGGACATTCATGGTGTAGTAACGCAGTTTGAAGATATTGTGTATCCAAGTATTTGTTGAGATGTATTGTTGGGAAATTGGCTTAGCAGATCCACATTTATGCATAATCCTTATCATTCCTGACTGCATTACTAGAAATGCGCGCCACCTGGCCAATTTTATGGTATACAACTATCCATACACATGAAGGCCAAGCATATAATATACTGAGATCAGTTCATTTTATTGGTTGCGTCTAAATTGTTGTCATCACATTTATCAGTTATCATAGTGAAAACTGCAACTGCTCATGTGCTTCTATGAAGCGTGACATGATAATTACATTCAGGTTTAACTAAACTGATTTATTTTAGGTGATCTTTTCTTGGAATCTACTACCTCCataccaaaatataagacgtttggcCTACCAAAACGTTTTATATTTTGGTATGGAGGTAATATGTTGTATCCATGCCTTTGTTGCCGGCTATAAGTGGTTTATTATTTAGTGGCCTACCAAAACGTTTTATATTGGATTTCTAGTGACATGTAGTGTTGTCATTAGTCATTTTCTTCAGAGTGAATCAACTAAATTGTAGTTACTTCTgtgttggttgtgcatgttttcacTGTAGAGTGTTTGTACTGACTCATCTGCAGCAAAAATGCTTAACCAGGTCCTGGTAACAAAACAAACTGGTCCACAGGGGAAGGTTGTGGGCAAGGTTAGTTTTTTCTAATCTGATCCCATCTTTCAGTTGTGTTATGTAGCATTGCTAGAAATTAACGTTTTAGGTATTTTGTGACTCTTAACTAAGCAAGTTCTGGCTTCCACGGGCTTAATACTCACCTGATTTGTTTCTATCAATCTTTAGATGTATGATGTATGCACCAATTCCAGTGTACTTGTGTTCAATAAAGTAAAGACACAATAATAATATACAGTTGAATGGCCCAATCACCGTACCCAGTGTTCTTGCCGAGCAATGACAATAGTTAATTTACAACATATTTTTTGAGTTATTTTTAAGACAATAGTGCATTAGCATTTCAACTTCTCAGGTAAACGATATTCAAATAATGCTGCTGTCATTTAGTTCTGCTTGATTCAGTGAAACATTTTTAACTACTGatattttttctgttctgtttgacAGGTCTACTTATGCGAGAAAATGTCACTTGTTAATGAGATGTACTTTGCGATCACCCTTGACAGGAAGACTGCTGGTCCAGTATGTCATTGATCACTGGCCCGCTTGTTCATTTTGTCATTTTCATTACCCAACATCTGTTCAATTTTGTGAATAAATCAGTGCGGTCTATATTGTTTTTATAAGATTTCATGGTATTACAAACCTTTCTCATGTATAAGTGCCAAAGGAAATAGCTATTAGTGCTGTTGATTGTTTTTACTCCAGTCTTGTTTAGGATGTCGATCCATGATAATTTATAAGATTGTGTGCATGAATATGCTTACATGAAAAATATAGATTGTATTTTCATGGGAATAGTGTTCCTCTTTTGTCCCTACATAACAAGTTACCCCAATTATTTAATTGAAGTGATTAATGTATATATTATATTCAGTTTTCCATTTAAAAAATACCATTATATGGTAAACCTTCACATTAATCTTTAGTCGTCTAATAACAGGCTGTCACATTAGTATTTCACTGTATTAAGTTGCTTAAATTTTGGATGTATCATTAGACAAGTTTCCTCTACAGTTTTTTGAGGCCACGCAGCGATATTTTCTTTCTACTTCTGTATTTTTTACATAGGTATGAACTGAACATTTGGGGTGATGTGACCTAGTCCTTGAGTGTTCTTAGTTGTTTTGGCCGCTTTACTTTTTCTAAACCCTCTAATGTACTTAATCAATCAAACCTGTAGCTacttaatgtccattcttccctgtTTCAATTGCAGAGACTCATGCTGTGAGATTTTGTTTTCTAGTGCTGATTGCTAAGGTTCATATTTATCTTTTCCAGCTCATTATAGCTTGCGCCGAGGGAGGAACGAGCATTGAAGATCTTGCAGAGAAGTTCCCTGATAAGATCGTTAAGGTCATCTATTTCTTCAACTTGTTTTTGGATCAATGCGTACATATCTTGAGTAGCAGGTTCATATCAGAGCTTTTAGCGTCCTAATGATAATTTGCTTACACATTGAAATCCAATTCGTTATATTACCAGGTTCCTGTTGATGTATTCAAGGGAATCACTGATGAGGATGCAGCTAAAGTTGTTGATGGTCTGGCACCAAAGACAGCAGACAGGCAATCTTCTATAGAACAGATTAAGAAGCTATATGAACTTTTCTGCAAGACCGACTGCACAATGCTGGAGGTACTGCAGTGTGAAGTGATTCTCATTTGCGATGTTAAATATCTTTGGCATTCTTATGATCTGGATTTCTTATGTGAGTAGATAAATCCTCTTGCTGAGACAGCTGATAAAAAGCTAGTTGCTGCTGATGCAAAGTTGAACTTCGATGATAATGCTGCGTTTAGGCAGAAAGAAATATTTGCACTGCGTGATACAACACAGGAGGACCCCAGAGAGGTATTTCATGTGTTGCTCttctctttaatacctttttcatgtTCAGTTTGTCTCTCTGTTAAATTGTTCTCTTCTTTATTTTGTAATCCCTAACCCTTCTTTTGAAGGAAGATTTGCCTCTATAGATTATATTTTTGTTACAAATATAAGAGCAATATCAACTGAGATTTATCTTTACCAACTTTACAGGTGGCTGCTGCTAAAGCAGATTTGAACTACATCGGGCTTGATGGAGAGATTGGTTGCATGGTGAATGGTGCAGGATTGGCAATGGCTACGATGGACATCATTAAGCTGCATGGTGGTACACCTGCCAATTTTCTTGATGTTGGTGGTAGTGCATCCGAGGGACAGGTATATAGTGggattttgtttgtttgtttgtgttatCATCCCTGGCGAAATGTATAAATACTATTAACAGCTAGAAGAGGTTGCAAAAACTAATGATTAATTACTTAAAATCCATGTGAAGAATTGTGTTTCCACCTTTTATTTTCAACAAATGCACACgttcatttttctaaaacttttaTTCAGGTTGTGGAAGCATTTAAGATATTGACTTCAGACGATAGAGTGAAGGCAATTCTAGTGAACATTTTTGGAGGTATCATGAAATGTGACGTGATAGCAAGTGGAATAGTGAATGCAGCTAAACAGGTATCCATCAAGTTTTGATTGAATGAATGTACCATATTCTTGTAGCTCGTTTTAGTAAAATTATTTTCACCTCTTCGGTGTTTATTATTTCTGTGGGGAACCTTATATTGAACTTGGCTACAGTTTATTTGCATCCGTTTCAGAAACTAACCCTTGACATACAAGTCAATATTTGTTTCAGTCTTCTGCTCGTTTTTTTTTGTAACACCAAACTATCCCATATTTTTTGTGCATACTTTATTGTATGTGGTTTCATTATAGGATAGTTTGCTGTTACCTTTAGTGTCTTCTGCGAAAGATTTTTTCTGTATTGGTGACAGCTACTGTGTATAATTTTGTATTTTTCCCATAATGTATGCTAGAAGAGTCCTTTCAGCATGTTATTGTTCCCCAGGAAATTTATGATAGCACATAGCATGTTATTTGGCTTAATATTCCTTGAGCTTACAACTACATAGCATGGTCTACATACTTTTCCTGTAGCAAATTCTTACACTTGTTCTCCTATTATCAGGTTGATCTTAAGGTCCCTGTTGTTGTTCGGCTAGAAGGCACCAATGTAGACCAAGGGAAAAGGATTCTTAAGGTATTGGTGATTATCTTTGTGCATGCGTGTTAGCTGAGTCATGCTTCCTTTGTTCTGAAGTTGTTCATGTTTGGGATTTGACTGGTCATGGTGCTCTGATTGCAGGAGAGTGGAATGACATTGATCACTGCAGAGGATCTTGATGATGCTGCAGAGAAGGCTGTAAAAGCATCAGTCAAATGATTAATGATTGTACCATATCAGTCTAAAGTTCTGTTTTCACTGGCACAAGAGGAGTGGTGCTCTCTTAGTGATTTTGGGGGCCGTAATCTTGAAGTGCATTTTTTTTGAAGTGGAGTGATTCCACTTTTGAGTTTTCCTTAAAACTTGTGATCTTTGTGTTAATAAACCTATATGGGCACAAAATTGAGCAGCCACTGTTGTGAAGTTCAAGTAGGATTTACCTGTTTTGCCCGGATCAGCAGGGTACATGTTGACGCTTCATTTGCCCTGTCAATTACTGCATCTTGCGTCTTAACTGCGCAGCCTAAGCTGTTAAAATCGTACAAACTGAAATTTCTTTAGGgggttatttttattttttaatactGCACCAAGTTTGCACGTTCTCTTGTATATGAGCCTGTTTCCTGTCTGTTGGGGGTTGGGTGAAAGTTTGAAACTGCTAACCCGGTCAGGTCACTCCTCTCCAGGCTCCACCTATTGTCTATGATAAATCTTGAATTATTGCTGAAGTATTGTCCTTGCAGCCGAGGTGTTGCTTCCGCAGTGGTTTCATGTGTCAATGTTCTGGCCTTGACATGAGCTTGCACAGTCGATGACCCGTACGTGGCCCAACAGGCATTGCTGGTGCCTGGTGTGGTCTCTTCCTGCTGGCTATGGCATATCGTCCGCCCGTCCAGGAatggcaaatttgacaattttgacccGAAGAGGAAATCAAATCACAGATTGAACTGTTCGTGAAAATATTTCATGCCGCCGACCTTTTTGTGTAGCGTCCGCCACGCAGGCGCCACATCCTACGGTGCAACGTCCAGCACGGGGGCGTTGCAAGCCAGTCCACCGTGGCAGCCCTGGGTCCCGCATCCAGTAGTGCAGTGCCTCCAAGCTAGGCGCCGCACatgtgcagcgcctagcgctcGGGCGTTGCATTATGACTTATCCACTGCGGCGGCCCTCCTCCCCTCCACCCCTTGCACCACCAGTTACAGAAACAACATACGCCGcggccctctcctccccccctCTCAATCCCCTCTCCCAAATTCTTCAGATCTGACGATTTGGTCCGTGGATTTCTtcaccaatccatcctagaaggtaTTCTCCTTCgatccccttctttctatccatagAATGTATGATATTTTGAAGATTTGGGGTACCCTTGTTTGAATCTTGCATATATTAGATTTGGGGAACCCTTGTTAGATTAGAATGTTGCATGTATTAGAATCTTTTATGTATTAGATACCTAATTTTGCAACCCTAGTTTAGTTGATTTTATTGAAAAGATATGGTTTGGATACATAGGCTGACATGTTATTTATATGGAAAAAATATTTGTATTTGATCTTGCATGAAGTAGGCCTAGTTTAGTTTATTTGTGTTGAAATTATATTTGTATTGACAAGAATGCTTTGGATACATATGCTTTGAATTTTGCATGTACTAGGTGTACTTTAGTTTATTTGTATTCAAAAGATAATCGTGTTGACAAGAAAGCTTTCTTTCAAATtgttaggatggtttggcttctcgatgaTCACTGGGACAAACAAC from Triticum dicoccoides isolate Atlit2015 ecotype Zavitan chromosome 6A, WEW_v2.0, whole genome shotgun sequence encodes:
- the LOC119317149 gene encoding succinate--CoA ligase [ADP-forming] subunit beta, mitochondrial, translated to MVRGSLGRLASRTLSVAGKWQHQQLRRLNIHEYQGAELMGKFGINVPKGAVVGSVQEVKEVLKNVFPSEKEIVVKSQILAGGRGLGTFKSGLKGGVHIVKAEEAESLAAKMLNQVLVTKQTGPQGKVVGKVYLCEKMSLVNEMYFAITLDRKTAGPLIIACAEGGTSIEDLAEKFPDKIVKVPVDVFKGITDEDAAKVVDGLAPKTADRQSSIEQIKKLYELFCKTDCTMLEINPLAETADKKLVAADAKLNFDDNAAFRQKEIFALRDTTQEDPREVAAAKADLNYIGLDGEIGCMVNGAGLAMATMDIIKLHGGTPANFLDVGGSASEGQVVEAFKILTSDDRVKAILVNIFGGIMKCDVIASGIVNAAKQVDLKVPVVVRLEGTNVDQGKRILKESGMTLITAEDLDDAAEKAVKASVK